One genomic segment of Hydra vulgaris chromosome 14, alternate assembly HydraT2T_AEP includes these proteins:
- the LOC136091011 gene encoding uncharacterized protein LOC136091011, with protein sequence MPGNSGFYTINKNTSPESARFIGKEKFPKKLLMWIAISDRGMSEPLFRTPKAVAINSSIYINECLEKRLLPFIHKYHGDFNYLFWPDLASSHYSKGSLNWMDQYVYYVDKESNPPNVPQARPIENFWGHLAQKVYEGDWQASTEQVLIDRIKLKLQEIDLNFLQSHMKGVRAKLRSVADGGVFSYKKLYIFIKR encoded by the coding sequence ATGCCTGGAAATTCTGGATTCTACACAATCAACAAGAATACAAGCCCAGAAAGTGCTCGTTTTATAGGAAAAgagaaatttccaaaaaaattattaatgtggATAGCCATATCTGACCGTGGTATGTCCGAGCCATTGTTTCGCACTCCCAAGGCTGTAGCGATCAATTCATCaatctatattaatgaatgttTAGAAAAACGACTTCTTCCATTTATTCACAAGTATCATGGAGactttaactatttattttggcCAGATTTAGCAAGTTCTCATTATTCTAAAGGTTCTCTAAATTGGATGGACCAATATGTCTATTACGTTGATAAAGAATCCAATCCCCCAAATGTGCCTCAAGCACGaccaattgaaaatttttgggGACATTTGGCACAGAAGGTTTACGAGGGAGATTGGCAAGCTTCAACAGAGCAAGTTTTGATTGATCGCATTAAACTAAAACTACAAGAAattgatttaaactttttacagtCGCATATGAAAGGCGTCAGAGCAAAGTTGAGATCAGTTGCAGATGGTGgtgttttttcatataaaaaattatatatttttattaaaagataa